Proteins co-encoded in one Bacillus infantis NRRL B-14911 genomic window:
- a CDS encoding anthranilate synthase component II: MILLIDNYDSFTYNLYQYLGELGEEIKVVRNDKISLDEIGSMKPEAIVLSPGPGRPENAGICINLIQEFCSRIPILGICLGHQAIGQAFGASIEKASRIMHGKTSKLKHTGSYLFQYMEQPIDIMRYHSLVIQTGTLPAQFKVLARSMDDQEIMAIKHEDYPLFGLQFHPESVGTINGKRMLANFLSEIRKENSYEAHTGTLI; the protein is encoded by the coding sequence ATGATTTTATTAATTGATAACTACGATTCATTTACGTATAACCTGTATCAGTATTTGGGAGAGCTTGGCGAAGAAATAAAGGTTGTCCGGAACGACAAGATCAGCCTTGATGAAATAGGCAGCATGAAACCTGAAGCCATTGTATTGTCTCCGGGTCCCGGCCGGCCGGAAAACGCAGGCATTTGCATAAATCTGATCCAGGAATTCTGCAGCAGAATCCCGATCCTCGGGATTTGCCTGGGACATCAGGCCATTGGCCAGGCATTCGGTGCCAGTATCGAGAAGGCTTCCAGAATTATGCATGGAAAAACATCAAAGCTTAAGCATACCGGCTCTTATTTGTTTCAATACATGGAGCAGCCCATCGATATCATGAGATATCACTCACTTGTCATCCAGACCGGAACGCTTCCGGCACAATTCAAGGTGCTGGCGAGATCGATGGATGATCAGGAAATCATGGCCATCAAACATGAAGACTACCCGCTCTTCGGCCTTCAGTTTCACCCGGAATCAGTCGGGACGATAAACGGAAAAAGGATGCTGGCAAACTTTTTATCGGAAATCAGGAAGGAGAATAGCTATGAGGCACATACTGGAACGCTTATCTGA
- the trpE gene encoding anthranilate synthase component I codes for MSRAETVPGILIEELEGDILTPISIYQRISGEKKFLLESSLKHERSGRYSFIGADPVFELKGNGGKSILIKGGEETELEEPALEMVKKLLPEIPMHAPFPLAGGAVGYVGYDSIRQYEDIGSIPKDELGVPDVHLMFFEIMAVYDHAEQKVYLIGTSLTPDTTEESLRHRIAGRRKEIEEGSAGPSDSGIKISRYSASETKESFVEKVKKAKEYIIQGDIFQVVLSQRMQADIEGDPFSFYRRLRIQNPSPYMYFLNFGEYAVAGASPESLIKADSDKVTTNPIAGTRPRGKDEEEDERLSADLLNDEKELAEHRMLLDLGRNDLGRVCEFGSVKIEKYMQAEKFRHVIHLVSEVSGKLKPDYSPADSLAACLPAGTVSGAPKIRAMEIINELEEYKRGVYSGAIGYFSAGGSMDFALAIRTMLIKGNKAYIQAGAGIVHDSVPEKEYEETIHKLRAFLEDQDDFIN; via the coding sequence ATGAGCAGAGCAGAGACAGTACCAGGCATTCTGATTGAAGAACTGGAAGGTGATATACTGACGCCCATCAGCATTTATCAGCGGATCAGCGGGGAAAAAAAATTCCTGCTTGAAAGTTCGCTGAAGCATGAGCGCTCAGGAAGATATTCGTTTATCGGTGCAGATCCTGTATTTGAATTAAAGGGGAATGGCGGCAAAAGCATTCTGATCAAGGGAGGAGAAGAAACCGAATTGGAGGAGCCTGCCCTTGAAATGGTAAAAAAACTGCTTCCTGAAATACCCATGCATGCACCCTTTCCCCTAGCAGGAGGAGCGGTGGGCTATGTCGGGTACGACAGCATCAGGCAGTATGAGGATATCGGAAGTATCCCAAAAGATGAATTGGGAGTTCCGGATGTGCATCTGATGTTCTTTGAAATCATGGCTGTCTATGACCATGCTGAACAGAAAGTTTACCTGATCGGCACCTCTCTGACACCCGATACGACAGAAGAGAGCCTAAGGCACAGGATTGCCGGACGGAGAAAGGAAATAGAAGAAGGCTCTGCCGGTCCTTCTGACAGCGGTATAAAGATATCAAGGTACTCGGCTTCAGAAACGAAAGAGTCTTTTGTTGAAAAGGTAAAGAAAGCCAAAGAGTATATCATCCAGGGAGATATCTTCCAGGTGGTGCTTTCACAGCGTATGCAGGCAGACATTGAAGGAGATCCGTTCTCGTTCTACCGCAGGCTCCGTATTCAGAATCCTTCACCATATATGTATTTTCTGAATTTTGGTGAATATGCAGTCGCCGGTGCATCTCCGGAAAGCCTGATCAAGGCAGATTCTGACAAAGTAACCACGAACCCCATTGCCGGAACAAGGCCTAGGGGAAAGGACGAGGAAGAAGATGAGAGGCTGTCAGCCGACCTTTTGAACGATGAAAAAGAGCTTGCCGAGCACCGGATGCTCCTGGACCTTGGCAGAAATGACCTTGGCAGGGTTTGCGAATTCGGTTCAGTAAAGATAGAGAAATACATGCAAGCCGAGAAATTCAGGCATGTCATCCATTTGGTTTCTGAGGTATCCGGAAAGCTGAAGCCGGATTATTCACCCGCAGATTCACTTGCTGCCTGCCTGCCGGCAGGGACAGTATCAGGCGCACCGAAAATAAGGGCGATGGAAATTATTAATGAACTGGAGGAATACAAGCGGGGTGTTTATTCAGGGGCGATCGGCTATTTTTCTGCGGGAGGCAGTATGGACTTCGCGCTTGCGATCCGCACCATGCTGATAAAGGGGAATAAGGCCTACATCCAGGCTGGGGCAGGCATCGTACATGACTCGGTGCCCGAAAAAGAGTATGAAGAAACCATTCATAAATTAAGGGCATTTTTGGAGGATCAAGATGATTTTATTAATTGA
- a CDS encoding MOSC domain-containing protein produces the protein MKGRIIEFSIGKPKQFDWKGKKETSAIGKTPLEEARLVPEGFAGDGVANPDFHGGPDRAVCLYPYEHYSMWEKEFGKVFQPPAFGENICAENMKEEDVFIGDIFTLGDAVIQITQGRVPCSTISKFNEADKLLARIVETGFTGYFFRVIEPGVVRKDSPMILLERKQEDISVLEGNEIFFRGRKDARAMEKMLSIEALADVWKTKLQKALYNIT, from the coding sequence ATGAAAGGCCGGATTATTGAATTCAGCATAGGCAAACCAAAGCAATTTGACTGGAAAGGAAAAAAAGAAACTTCTGCAATAGGGAAAACTCCACTGGAGGAAGCCAGACTGGTGCCAGAGGGTTTTGCCGGCGACGGTGTCGCCAATCCTGATTTCCATGGCGGCCCTGACAGGGCAGTATGTTTGTATCCTTACGAGCATTACAGCATGTGGGAAAAAGAATTTGGAAAAGTATTTCAGCCCCCGGCATTCGGAGAGAATATCTGTGCAGAAAATATGAAGGAAGAAGATGTTTTCATCGGGGATATTTTCACACTGGGCGATGCGGTCATCCAAATCACCCAGGGGCGGGTGCCGTGCTCGACCATCTCTAAGTTCAATGAAGCAGATAAGCTGCTGGCAAGAATCGTGGAGACAGGATTTACAGGATATTTTTTCAGGGTGATCGAACCAGGCGTTGTCCGGAAAGATTCACCAATGATCCTTCTTGAACGGAAGCAGGAGGATATTTCGGTCTTGGAGGGAAATGAAATCTTTTTCCGGGGGCGGAAAGATGCCAGAGCAATGGAGAAGATGCTCAGTATAGAGGCGCTGGCGGATGTCTGGAAAACGAAGCTCCAAAAGGCTTTGTATAATATTACATAA
- a CDS encoding MFS transporter: protein MEHVEKVVLKKSKKKAKEKKSQKNNDTHNQKWAVLSISSIPLVMTLGNSMLIPVLPVMERELGISSFQSSMIITVYSIVAIILIPLAGYLSDHIGRKKVIIPSLLIAAVGGLISGWASWKMADPYWLILIGRSLQGIGAAGGAPIVMPLVGDMFKNEEEVSSSLGVIETSNTFGKVLSPILGAFLAGFLWFLPFFAFPVFCAISILLMVLLVKTPEKRTEPIPFKAFFKKIKEIFKNNGKWLYAIFVAGIILMFVLFGVLFHLSDILEKQYDIKDVKKGLFLAIPLGALCLSSYITGKLIKENKSLMKWITFSGSILLAASVGILGFSTNLWFLMAMFAVGGIGIGVSLPCLDALITEGIEKEERGTISSLYSSMRFIGVAAGPPAVAIIVKQSDQLLFYILCGVSILAALAVLFAIKPDKEG from the coding sequence ATGGAGCATGTGGAGAAAGTCGTTTTAAAGAAATCCAAGAAAAAAGCAAAGGAAAAGAAAAGCCAGAAGAATAATGACACGCATAATCAAAAATGGGCTGTCCTTTCTATTTCCTCAATCCCTCTAGTTATGACACTGGGGAATTCCATGCTTATTCCAGTTCTGCCTGTCATGGAGCGGGAGCTTGGCATTTCTTCCTTCCAGTCCAGTATGATCATTACGGTGTACAGCATTGTGGCCATTATTCTGATACCGCTTGCCGGATACCTTTCAGACCATATCGGAAGGAAAAAGGTTATCATTCCCAGTCTCCTGATTGCTGCTGTCGGCGGTCTTATATCCGGCTGGGCATCCTGGAAGATGGCTGATCCCTACTGGCTTATCCTTATTGGAAGATCACTGCAGGGGATTGGCGCAGCTGGAGGGGCGCCTATTGTCATGCCTTTGGTGGGGGATATGTTCAAGAACGAGGAAGAAGTCAGCAGTTCTCTTGGAGTGATAGAAACTTCAAACACCTTTGGCAAGGTATTAAGCCCGATTCTTGGCGCCTTTTTGGCAGGTTTCCTATGGTTTTTGCCTTTTTTTGCTTTTCCGGTATTTTGTGCCATCTCTATCCTTCTGATGGTCTTGCTGGTAAAAACACCTGAGAAGCGGACAGAGCCTATTCCCTTTAAAGCTTTTTTCAAAAAAATCAAGGAAATCTTCAAAAATAATGGCAAATGGCTTTATGCCATTTTTGTGGCAGGCATCATATTAATGTTCGTATTATTCGGAGTGCTGTTTCACCTCTCTGATATCCTTGAAAAGCAGTATGATATCAAAGATGTGAAAAAAGGGCTGTTTCTTGCCATTCCATTAGGCGCCCTATGTTTATCGTCCTATATTACCGGAAAGCTGATCAAAGAGAATAAGTCGCTGATGAAGTGGATTACTTTTTCCGGCAGCATCCTGCTGGCTGCCTCAGTCGGAATCCTTGGATTCTCAACCAATCTCTGGTTTCTCATGGCCATGTTTGCTGTTGGGGGAATCGGAATCGGTGTCAGCCTGCCCTGCCTGGATGCCCTGATCACTGAGGGCATTGAGAAGGAAGAAAGAGGGACGATCAGCTCACTGTACAGCTCGATGAGGTTCATCGGCGTAGCAGCAGGCCCGCCAGCTGTCGCAATCATCGTTAAGCAGTCAGATCAGCTCTTGTTTTATATATTATGCGGAGTTTCCATTCTCGCTGCACTGGCAGTCCTGTTTGCCATAAAGCCGGATAAAGAGGGGTAG
- a CDS encoding alpha/beta fold hydrolase: MASFEYRGGRIFYEEMGSGIPLVFIHPPGMGSAVFECQKPLSGWFRVILPDLSGHGRSPVCQTNISIGRYANEIAALLDSLKIERAAVLGYSAGGLIAQEFALTYPERAAALILASGYPEVQSAAFKYEHLAGMYMIKHHPDILIPLLAASHTRDHAYRARLAEHMELADKQIWFQFYGQSLHYSCTDRLKELKAPLLLMYGSRDFANQHIRSYKKHIDCQSAVIKKVAHQLPTKKWQAFNQVILGFLFSEAKI, from the coding sequence TTGGCCAGTTTTGAATATCGGGGCGGGAGGATTTTTTATGAAGAGATGGGGAGCGGGATTCCGTTAGTCTTCATTCACCCGCCTGGTATGGGAAGCGCGGTTTTTGAATGCCAAAAGCCCCTTTCTGGATGGTTCAGGGTTATTCTTCCAGATCTCAGCGGGCACGGCAGATCACCTGTCTGTCAGACAAACATATCTATTGGCCGGTATGCTAATGAAATAGCCGCTCTGCTGGATTCCCTGAAGATTGAAAGAGCAGCAGTTCTTGGATATTCTGCCGGGGGGCTGATCGCACAGGAATTTGCCCTCACTTATCCGGAGAGGGCTGCCGCGCTCATCCTGGCAAGCGGCTACCCGGAGGTCCAGTCAGCTGCATTTAAGTATGAACATCTTGCAGGCATGTATATGATTAAGCATCATCCGGATATCCTGATCCCGCTGCTTGCGGCAAGCCATACGCGAGATCATGCTTACCGGGCCAGGCTGGCGGAGCATATGGAGCTTGCAGACAAACAGATATGGTTCCAGTTCTACGGCCAGTCACTGCATTACAGTTGCACAGACAGGCTGAAAGAGCTCAAGGCTCCGCTGCTTCTGATGTACGGTTCCCGCGATTTTGCCAATCAGCATATCAGATCATACAAAAAGCACATTGATTGTCAATCAGCTGTCATTAAAAAAGTGGCCCATCAGCTGCCTACAAAAAAATGGCAAGCTTTTAACCAGGTTATACTTGGATTCCTTTTTTCGGAGGCAAAAATTTAG
- a CDS encoding DUF2935 domain-containing protein has product MAKTFEEAAKEENGFWLQILGDHARFIHDALAPSEKENIRTAEYFITVFDELLAQSGSADPIQLSILAEGEAEKLRGFKLKLIEEHLTGKIKIHLGPTFINHMVNELEEYLLVLSYLKKGEAPPVFHELHHHLIWLLDAAGHAGAISDNMDRIEKMIKEKSDDYTKHFEGFYLKAVELTGFLRTKIQSFPALDRFNKNVKLEMKLFMNFLDEIEELELSNQALGTFAPLMADHMFREECYYLSKLAEAQSEGKPDCDPAKPRLQY; this is encoded by the coding sequence ATGGCCAAAACATTCGAAGAAGCAGCAAAGGAAGAAAACGGATTCTGGCTGCAGATCCTCGGGGATCATGCGCGGTTCATCCATGATGCCCTGGCGCCGTCTGAAAAGGAAAATATCCGGACAGCGGAATATTTTATAACGGTCTTCGATGAATTGCTCGCACAGTCAGGAAGCGCAGATCCTATACAATTAAGCATACTGGCAGAAGGAGAGGCTGAAAAGCTGCGAGGCTTTAAGCTGAAGCTGATTGAAGAGCATCTGACCGGCAAAATCAAAATACATCTTGGCCCGACCTTCATCAACCATATGGTGAACGAGCTTGAGGAATACCTGCTTGTGCTTAGTTACTTAAAAAAAGGTGAAGCTCCGCCAGTATTTCATGAGCTTCATCATCATCTGATCTGGCTGCTTGATGCTGCGGGTCATGCTGGTGCGATATCAGACAATATGGACCGGATCGAGAAGATGATTAAAGAAAAAAGCGATGATTATACAAAACATTTTGAGGGCTTTTACTTAAAGGCTGTAGAGCTTACCGGATTTTTGAGGACGAAAATCCAAAGCTTTCCGGCACTGGACCGGTTTAACAAAAACGTCAAGCTCGAGATGAAGTTATTTATGAATTTCCTGGATGAAATTGAAGAGCTTGAACTCTCAAACCAGGCCCTCGGAACGTTTGCTCCCCTGATGGCCGACCATATGTTCAGGGAAGAATGCTATTATTTGTCTAAGCTAGCCGAGGCACAGTCAGAAGGAAAGCCGGACTGTGATCCAGCGAAACCCCGGCTTCAGTATTAG
- a CDS encoding DJ-1/PfpI family protein, which produces MTTAIILYPGFSEYELSAVISVLTQANHPKVFIGLDDEPVIGEAGLSCNPDISLNEAEISQYQSLILPGVDDFKHLLAEDDLFSFIWSGYKQDAVIAAISSAPYLMAKSGILDDRSYTAGISKQSREFLGVFNEERYVDAPYVFDRGILTAKGNAFVDFAIKFGQVLELDFNPGWYR; this is translated from the coding sequence ATGACTACAGCCATTATTCTGTATCCCGGATTCAGCGAGTACGAATTATCAGCCGTCATTTCTGTATTGACGCAGGCAAATCATCCAAAGGTCTTCATCGGCCTTGATGATGAACCTGTAATAGGAGAAGCAGGACTTTCGTGCAATCCCGATATTTCTCTTAATGAGGCAGAGATTTCCCAATACCAGAGTCTGATACTTCCAGGTGTTGATGATTTCAAGCACCTGCTGGCGGAAGATGACTTGTTCAGCTTTATCTGGAGCGGATATAAACAAGATGCCGTCATTGCCGCAATTTCCAGTGCGCCTTACCTTATGGCGAAATCCGGCATCCTGGATGACCGTTCTTACACAGCGGGTATTTCCAAACAGTCCAGGGAGTTCTTAGGGGTTTTCAATGAAGAAAGATATGTAGACGCCCCTTATGTGTTTGACAGGGGAATATTGACAGCGAAGGGCAATGCCTTTGTGGACTTTGCCATTAAATTCGGCCAGGTGCTGGAGCTTGATTTTAACCCTGGCTGGTATCGGTGA
- a CDS encoding PTS fructose transporter subunit IIABC produces the protein MKITELLSKDTILLSINGRDKRGAIDQLAETLDRAGKLNDISAFKEAILKREEQSTTGIGDGIAIPHAKTAAVSNAAIAFGKSAEGVDYDSLDGQPSHLFFMIAAPEGANNTHLEALSRLSSILMREEVRRELMEADSAETVLNIINAHDEEGEEEEQSMENKKDFIVAVTACPTGIAHTYMAADSLKAKAAELGIDIKVETNGSGGAKNVLTREEIENAAAVIVAADTKVEMERFKGKHVIQTAVADGIRKPKELIDRAVKKDAPVYQGSGNASSEDSGNKEKKGGIYKHLMNGVSNMLPFVVGGGILIAISFMFGYNSADPNDPSYNEFAAALMTIGGGNAFGLLVPVLAGFIAMSIADRPGFAPGMVGGFMAASGGAGFLGGLIAGFLAGYIVVLLKKLLSGLPAALEGIKTILLYPLLGILLTGLAMLYAVNEPVGALNNAITDWLAGLGTANAVLLGIVLGLMMAFDMGGPVNKSAYVFGTGLLANGVYEPMAAIMAAGMVPPLAIALATTFFKNKFTKQERDAGTVNYIMGVSFITEGAIPFAAADPIRVIPSIMAGAATTGALSMLFNIGLRAPHGGVFVSFLVEGNALLYLLAILIGSVVSAVLLGIFKKPAAQVK, from the coding sequence ATGAAAATTACAGAGCTGTTGTCAAAAGATACAATCCTGCTCTCTATTAATGGCAGGGATAAGCGCGGAGCGATTGACCAGCTGGCAGAGACACTGGATAGAGCTGGAAAGCTTAATGATATTTCCGCTTTCAAAGAGGCCATTCTTAAAAGAGAAGAACAGAGCACTACGGGGATCGGGGACGGCATTGCGATTCCCCATGCGAAAACCGCGGCGGTTTCCAATGCTGCAATTGCGTTCGGCAAGTCAGCTGAAGGGGTGGATTATGATTCACTGGACGGACAGCCGTCACATCTATTCTTCATGATTGCTGCCCCTGAAGGTGCGAACAATACCCACCTTGAGGCACTTTCCCGCCTTTCTTCCATCCTTATGAGAGAAGAAGTGCGCAGGGAGCTTATGGAAGCGGATTCTGCGGAAACCGTTTTGAATATCATTAATGCACATGATGAAGAAGGCGAAGAAGAAGAGCAGAGCATGGAAAACAAAAAAGATTTCATCGTCGCCGTCACAGCCTGCCCTACAGGAATTGCACATACCTACATGGCAGCAGATTCCCTGAAAGCAAAAGCGGCTGAGCTGGGCATTGATATTAAGGTAGAGACCAATGGTTCCGGCGGAGCTAAAAATGTCCTCACCCGGGAAGAAATTGAAAACGCAGCTGCAGTTATTGTGGCAGCAGACACAAAAGTGGAAATGGAACGCTTCAAAGGGAAGCATGTCATTCAGACCGCTGTAGCAGACGGCATCCGAAAGCCTAAGGAGCTTATTGACAGGGCTGTTAAAAAAGATGCGCCGGTCTATCAGGGATCAGGCAATGCTTCATCTGAAGACAGCGGAAATAAGGAGAAAAAGGGCGGCATCTACAAGCATTTGATGAACGGTGTTTCCAATATGCTTCCGTTTGTTGTCGGCGGCGGAATCCTGATTGCGATTTCCTTTATGTTCGGCTATAACTCTGCGGATCCGAACGATCCTTCTTACAATGAATTTGCAGCGGCACTTATGACAATCGGCGGCGGCAATGCCTTTGGCCTGCTGGTTCCTGTGCTTGCCGGCTTCATTGCAATGAGCATCGCGGACCGTCCGGGCTTTGCACCTGGTATGGTCGGTGGTTTCATGGCAGCGAGCGGCGGGGCTGGATTCCTTGGCGGCTTGATCGCCGGATTCCTTGCCGGTTACATTGTTGTACTGCTTAAGAAGCTCCTATCCGGGCTTCCGGCTGCTCTTGAAGGAATAAAGACGATTCTGCTTTACCCGCTTCTTGGAATATTACTGACTGGCCTTGCCATGCTGTATGCAGTGAATGAGCCAGTCGGTGCACTGAATAATGCAATTACAGACTGGCTTGCCGGTCTCGGCACCGCCAATGCTGTACTGCTGGGTATTGTACTGGGCCTTATGATGGCCTTTGATATGGGAGGCCCTGTCAACAAGTCAGCATATGTATTTGGAACAGGCCTCCTGGCAAACGGCGTCTATGAGCCAATGGCTGCCATCATGGCGGCAGGTATGGTTCCGCCGCTTGCCATCGCTCTGGCTACTACTTTCTTTAAGAATAAATTCACGAAACAGGAAAGAGATGCAGGCACTGTCAACTATATCATGGGTGTATCTTTCATCACGGAAGGTGCCATCCCATTTGCGGCAGCAGATCCAATCAGGGTCATCCCATCTATCATGGCGGGTGCTGCCACAACCGGTGCTCTGTCCATGCTCTTTAACATCGGCCTCCGGGCACCTCACGGCGGAGTGTTTGTTTCCTTCCTAGTAGAAGGAAATGCGCTGCTGTATCTTTTGGCTATCCTGATTGGCTCGGTTGTATCTGCCGTCCTGTTGGGAATCTTTAAAAAACCTGCAGCACAAGTGAAGTGA
- the pfkB gene encoding 1-phosphofructokinase, with the protein MIYTLTLNPSVDYIVELDNVEIGSLNRTKSESKFPGGKGINVSRVLKRMGVDSEAIGFAGGFTGRYITDSLQEENIRTRFVQVKDDTRINIKLKSGQETEINARGPEISKEDLDALTFEISRLGQGDMLVLAGSIPSTMPDNTYEAFAKMCHEAGAGFAADAEGELLKKVLPYRPFLIKPNHHELGELFGTEIHTCEEVLPYAKKLIEMGAQNVIISLAGEGAVFVNEDMAIAATVPKGILRSSVGAGDSMVAGFLAEFSRSGSYEAAFKYSVASGSATAFSIGLCTIEKVEELLPQVAVRII; encoded by the coding sequence ATGATTTATACATTGACACTTAATCCTTCAGTTGATTATATTGTCGAGCTTGACAATGTCGAGATAGGCAGTTTGAACAGGACAAAAAGTGAATCTAAATTTCCAGGAGGAAAAGGCATCAATGTTTCCCGAGTCCTGAAAAGGATGGGAGTTGACAGCGAAGCAATCGGTTTTGCCGGCGGATTCACCGGCAGATATATCACAGACTCTCTCCAGGAAGAGAATATTAGAACCCGTTTTGTCCAGGTAAAGGATGACACGAGAATCAATATCAAATTGAAAAGCGGTCAGGAAACTGAAATCAATGCCAGGGGGCCTGAAATCAGCAAGGAAGACCTGGATGCATTGACTTTTGAAATCAGCCGGCTGGGACAGGGAGATATGCTTGTGCTTGCAGGAAGCATCCCTTCCACAATGCCGGACAACACGTATGAAGCATTCGCGAAGATGTGCCATGAAGCAGGTGCAGGATTTGCAGCAGACGCAGAGGGCGAGCTGCTTAAAAAGGTTCTTCCGTACCGTCCTTTCCTGATCAAGCCGAATCACCATGAACTTGGAGAATTATTTGGCACAGAGATCCATACGTGCGAAGAAGTGCTTCCATACGCTAAGAAGCTTATCGAAATGGGTGCGCAAAACGTCATTATTTCACTGGCAGGGGAAGGTGCTGTATTCGTGAATGAAGATATGGCCATCGCGGCGACTGTTCCAAAGGGCATCTTGAGAAGCTCGGTGGGAGCAGGCGACTCTATGGTTGCCGGATTTCTTGCCGAATTCAGCCGGAGCGGCAGCTATGAGGCAGCATTTAAATACAGTGTAGCTTCCGGCAGTGCAACAGCCTTTTCTATTGGCCTGTGCACGATTGAAAAAGTAGAAGAGCTGCTGCCTCAGGTAGCGGTCAGAATAATATAA
- a CDS encoding DeoR/GlpR family DNA-binding transcription regulator, translating to MLTPERHQLILQMLKEKHTVKIQELVEMTDSSESTIRRDLSQLENDKFLKRVHGGAARLQGKLQEPSMVEKSSINRHEKKDIAKYAAGLVEEGDCLYLDAGSTVQEMIPFLPLKDIVVVTNGLMHIQSLMERGIKTFLVGGYAKPHTNAIIGRGALASLGQYRFDKCFMGVNGIHPQFGYTTPDQEEAMIKQTAISLSREAYVLSDSSKFSEIAFAKIAELHEASIITNELDADSREQFISKTKIKVVTA from the coding sequence TTGCTGACGCCAGAGAGACATCAGCTCATTCTGCAAATGCTTAAAGAGAAGCATACAGTTAAAATACAGGAACTTGTAGAAATGACAGATTCCTCAGAATCAACCATCAGACGGGATTTATCACAGCTTGAAAATGATAAATTTTTAAAAAGGGTGCACGGAGGCGCTGCCAGGCTGCAGGGAAAGCTTCAAGAGCCGAGCATGGTTGAGAAATCATCCATAAACCGTCATGAGAAGAAGGATATTGCCAAGTATGCAGCAGGCCTTGTAGAAGAAGGGGATTGCCTATATCTGGATGCAGGGTCAACCGTTCAGGAAATGATTCCCTTTCTGCCTCTGAAAGACATTGTTGTCGTGACAAATGGCCTTATGCATATTCAAAGCCTTATGGAAAGAGGGATTAAGACCTTCCTTGTGGGCGGGTATGCAAAGCCGCACACAAATGCCATCATAGGCAGGGGAGCCTTAGCGAGCCTTGGGCAATACAGGTTTGATAAATGCTTTATGGGTGTTAATGGAATTCATCCGCAGTTCGGCTATACCACACCGGACCAGGAGGAAGCAATGATCAAGCAGACAGCTATTTCACTGTCGAGGGAAGCATATGTACTTTCGGATAGTTCGAAGTTTTCTGAAATCGCTTTCGCAAAAATTGCTGAGCTCCATGAAGCCTCCATTATCACAAATGAACTTGATGCAGACAGCAGGGAACAATTTATAAGTAAAACAAAAATTAAGGTTGTGACAGCATGA